In Aequorivita sp. H23M31, a single window of DNA contains:
- a CDS encoding potassium channel family protein: protein MKIVIIGLGNFGMSLAINLSNSGNEVITADHDPEKVDMIKDKVAHAVIMDATNENAYNALPLKNTDLAVIAIGQRNGAGIMSTAIVKKLTKARIISRSASDLEDTILQAMGVDQIIHPEQEYAERFTKKINLKGSIDNFEIDDDYLVSEVEVKQSLVGKTILQASFRETYKLNIITVIRKKYHTNLLGRNIEKREVVGLPKPDLVFQAGDILAVFGKDGDIKKYLKTNSDDSID, encoded by the coding sequence ATGAAAATAGTAATTATAGGCCTTGGTAATTTTGGAATGTCGCTTGCCATCAACTTATCCAACTCTGGAAACGAGGTTATTACCGCCGACCATGATCCTGAAAAGGTAGATATGATTAAGGACAAGGTGGCCCATGCCGTAATTATGGATGCCACTAATGAAAATGCATATAATGCCCTGCCCTTGAAAAACACGGATTTAGCGGTTATTGCCATCGGACAGCGCAATGGGGCAGGAATTATGAGTACGGCAATCGTTAAGAAGCTTACAAAAGCAAGGATTATTTCGCGATCTGCTTCCGATTTGGAAGACACCATTTTGCAAGCCATGGGTGTGGACCAGATTATTCACCCCGAGCAAGAATATGCGGAGCGGTTTACCAAAAAGATAAACTTAAAAGGAAGTATCGATAACTTCGAAATAGACGATGATTATCTTGTTTCCGAGGTAGAAGTAAAACAATCGTTGGTCGGAAAAACAATATTACAAGCGAGTTTTAGAGAAACCTACAAGCTCAATATCATTACTGTAATAAGGAAAAAATACCACACCAATTTATTGGGAAGGAATATCGAAAAACGGGAGGTTGTTGGATTGCCCAAGCCAGATTTAGTCTTTCAGGCAGGAGATATTCTGGCAGTTTTTGGAAAAGATGGTGATATTAAAAAATATTTAAAAACGAATAGTGACGATTCTATCGACTAA
- a CDS encoding uroporphyrinogen-III synthase, translated as MENQRSLILHAGFSLVEFDAIKIEFTSFEFPPEVENAIFTSQNGVLAMQDGVPMNVGSKIHNCFCVGEKTKALLEKNGHKVIHSTEYASELSEYLVKNHKADFFHFFCGNIRSDEIPTKLKENNIQFEEIVVYKTTLNPKKFDRNFDAILFFSPSGVRSYFENNNPANFYSVLNPGRVELAVCIGTTTASEARNFTQNVVISNTTTVESVIAKAVKLLKE; from the coding sequence TTGGAAAATCAGCGTTCCCTAATTCTGCATGCTGGATTTTCATTGGTGGAATTTGATGCTATAAAGATCGAGTTCACATCTTTTGAATTTCCCCCTGAGGTTGAAAATGCTATTTTTACCAGCCAAAATGGAGTTTTGGCAATGCAGGATGGAGTCCCGATGAATGTCGGGAGCAAAATTCACAATTGCTTTTGCGTAGGTGAAAAAACAAAAGCATTGTTAGAAAAAAATGGCCACAAGGTTATCCATTCTACAGAATATGCTTCAGAATTATCTGAGTATTTAGTGAAAAATCATAAAGCTGATTTCTTCCATTTTTTCTGCGGAAATATTCGCAGTGACGAAATCCCTACGAAATTAAAGGAAAACAATATTCAATTTGAGGAAATTGTGGTTTATAAAACGACCCTCAATCCCAAAAAATTTGATAGAAACTTCGATGCGATCCTATTTTTCAGTCCAAGTGGAGTGAGAAGTTATTTTGAAAATAACAATCCAGCAAACTTTTACAGTGTTTTGAATCCTGGAAGAGTTGAACTTGCGGTATGCATAGGAACCACAACTGCTTCAGAAGCAAGAAATTTTACCCAAAACGTGGTGATTTCAAACACCACCACCGTGGAAAGTGTAATAGCTAAAGCGGTGAAATTATTAAAAGAATAA
- the hemE gene encoding uroporphyrinogen decarboxylase yields the protein MIKNDLFLKALRGETVERPPVWMMRQAGRYLPEFQEIKAKYDFFTRCQTPELASEITVQPIRRYGMDAAILFSDILVIPQAMNIHVEMKPNFGPWVPEPIRSAKDLERVVVPDINETLGYVMDAIDMTKEKLNNEVPLIGFAGSPWTILCYCVQGQGSKNFDLAKQFCFTQPEAAHQLLQKITDTTILYLKEKVKHGVNAVQVFDSWGGMLSPTDYQEFSWKYIQQIIDALKDETPVIAFGKGCWFALDVMAKSGASALGIDWTCSPGNARYLTGGNITLQGNFDPTRLFSPPSEIKKMVKQMIDEFGKDRYIVNLGHGILPNIPLENAGAFIEAVKEYKADK from the coding sequence ATGATAAAAAACGATTTATTTTTAAAAGCACTCCGAGGAGAGACCGTGGAGCGACCACCCGTATGGATGATGCGCCAAGCAGGTAGATATTTACCGGAATTTCAGGAAATAAAAGCAAAATACGACTTTTTTACCCGTTGCCAAACTCCAGAATTAGCAAGTGAAATAACCGTTCAGCCCATTAGACGCTATGGAATGGATGCGGCAATTTTATTTAGCGATATTTTGGTAATTCCACAAGCAATGAATATTCACGTGGAAATGAAACCTAATTTTGGACCTTGGGTTCCAGAACCCATCCGTTCTGCAAAAGATCTGGAGCGTGTAGTTGTTCCGGATATTAATGAAACGCTAGGTTACGTTATGGACGCCATAGATATGACCAAGGAAAAACTCAATAATGAAGTTCCTTTAATCGGTTTTGCTGGAAGTCCGTGGACCATTCTGTGTTATTGCGTTCAGGGACAAGGGTCGAAGAACTTTGATTTAGCGAAGCAATTTTGTTTTACACAACCCGAAGCCGCACACCAACTTCTTCAAAAAATAACCGATACAACGATTTTATATTTAAAGGAAAAAGTAAAACACGGCGTCAATGCTGTCCAGGTATTTGATAGCTGGGGTGGAATGCTCTCTCCAACCGATTATCAGGAATTCAGTTGGAAATATATCCAACAGATTATTGATGCTTTAAAAGACGAAACGCCCGTGATCGCATTTGGAAAAGGATGTTGGTTTGCTTTGGATGTGATGGCAAAAAGTGGCGCCTCAGCCTTAGGAATTGATTGGACTTGTTCTCCTGGAAATGCACGGTATTTAACCGGAGGAAATATTACCTTACAAGGAAACTTTGACCCAACCCGCCTTTTCAGTCCACCATCTGAAATAAAGAAAATGGTGAAGCAAATGATCGATGAATTTGGAAAGGACCGATATATTGTAAACCTGGGCCATGGAATATTGCCCAACATTCCGTTGGAAAATGCAGGAGCCTTCATTGAAGCCGTAAAAGAATACAAAGCAGATAAATGA
- a CDS encoding DUF6973 domain-containing protein gives MKILSRIWDLEFSKIWRLVWIGIKHPFLVMPTNKATIQTMQICDRIYGDEHHGDGKANAFRHALWNILIAQRVLKIVKTEEKAISWTEEITSLHEVLMPNPPLEKEMDLHNNEMGRKYFPELEEASKEEIIHFLMKEIKNAVQIKKEGDTENFKDVMVYMDK, from the coding sequence ATGAAAATCCTGTCGCGGATATGGGATCTGGAATTTTCCAAAATTTGGCGCTTGGTATGGATTGGCATAAAACATCCATTTCTGGTTATGCCAACAAATAAGGCAACAATCCAAACCATGCAAATCTGTGACAGAATTTATGGAGACGAACATCACGGCGATGGAAAAGCCAACGCCTTTCGTCATGCTCTCTGGAATATCTTGATTGCCCAGCGGGTGCTGAAGATTGTAAAAACCGAGGAAAAAGCAATTTCCTGGACAGAAGAAATAACCTCCTTGCATGAAGTATTAATGCCAAATCCTCCGTTAGAAAAAGAAATGGATTTGCACAATAATGAAATGGGTAGAAAATATTTTCCTGAACTGGAAGAAGCTTCTAAGGAAGAAATAATCCATTTTCTAATGAAGGAAATAAAAAATGCCGTACAGATAAAAAAGGAGGGAGATACCGAGAATTTTAAAGATGTTATGGTCTATATGGACAAATAG
- a CDS encoding EI24 domain-containing protein — protein MFKNIIKGIKAYSGTLHLISTLKLWKFFAVPMAISFLTAVLIGFSAWGLSDNLGNFISKIWFWEWGAETFRIISDFIGALIIIVLGLMLYRHFVMALSAPFMSPVSEKIERHLYGTIPNHRNTSNAAQLWRGVRLNVRNLVREFLLTIPILLIGFIPVIGIISTVLLFLVQSYYAGFGNMDYTLERHFKYSESIQFVRRNRGLAIGNGIVFMLMLLIPVVGIILVLPLSVTAASVETLKVLEDNNYLKPKSDTVSAVN, from the coding sequence ATGTTTAAAAACATTATAAAAGGCATAAAAGCCTACTCAGGAACCTTACACCTCATCAGCACTTTAAAGTTGTGGAAGTTTTTTGCAGTGCCAATGGCCATTAGCTTTTTGACTGCCGTTTTGATCGGTTTCTCTGCTTGGGGCTTAAGCGATAATTTGGGTAATTTCATTTCAAAAATTTGGTTTTGGGAATGGGGAGCAGAAACATTTCGCATTATCAGCGATTTTATTGGCGCCCTTATTATTATTGTCTTGGGATTAATGCTCTATCGCCATTTTGTTATGGCGTTAAGTGCCCCATTTATGAGCCCGGTTTCGGAAAAAATAGAACGGCATCTTTATGGCACAATCCCGAACCATCGCAACACATCGAATGCAGCGCAATTGTGGCGAGGTGTGAGGTTAAATGTTAGGAATTTGGTGAGAGAGTTCCTCTTAACCATCCCGATTCTTTTAATAGGTTTTATCCCTGTAATCGGAATTATATCCACCGTGCTTTTATTTCTGGTACAAAGCTATTATGCCGGCTTCGGGAATATGGATTATACGCTGGAAAGGCATTTCAAATATTCAGAAAGTATCCAGTTTGTAAGAAGAAATCGAGGTTTGGCCATCGGTAATGGCATTGTTTTTATGCTAATGCTCTTGATTCCCGTCGTGGGAATAATCCTAGTATTACCACTTTCCGTCACTGCCGCAAGCGTAGAAACGCTAAAGGTTTTAG